The Kryptolebias marmoratus isolate JLee-2015 linkage group LG9, ASM164957v2, whole genome shotgun sequence nucleotide sequence CAGGTAAAGCTTCTCGTAATTTAGGTTTGAGCTATACACAGTGGTCCAGGGGACATTTCAGTGTCATTGGGGGGGGGGATAATTTATTAAATAGTAAGCAAATGGAAAAAGAGTGATggtgaaaaaaatgtctttcacaTCAGCATAGTGACCCTAACCAGAGCTAACCCACTTAAGAAGCATACGGTTTTGTCATGATGGCCCTCGTGATTTAGGACTTTAATTCTTAAACCCACAAAAAGACCTCAAAGTAACATTGCACGTAAGACAGAGTGATAATCCTACAGAGTTAGAAAACTTTTCTTTGAAAGCAAAATCCTTAAAATGACATACAAAAAGCCTTTACAATCAGTATTGACTAGAGGGAGTGTTACTAAATACTAACCCTGTGGGATGACCAGCCATTTTCCTGGAGTTCTTTCCAAATTTGTAATTCCAAATCTCAATATATGAATAtatgacaaacacaaaagaagcaGTATGGCATCTCATAAGTTTTCTTATAGAGCCTCACTCCTGTTTTCATCGTGTTTATGAACTCTGCCACAGTTGGGAGAATCCTTTCTCCTCATGTGGgctggactaaaaaaaaagctcatccAATAACACGTCTGGACGCACGGATGGTGAGATACTTGAAGAGCGTTTGCTTTTCACCAAGACCAGAGTGGACTGGGACGCTGCAGGGAGGGATTTCCTAACATAGCAGCTCATTTTTGCCAACATAAACCAGAGGTGAGTGTTTACAAGAAGACAGAGGACAGTTGAAGACATATCGGTGCTGGTTACTCAACAAatgtctgctttttcttttgtacttttGAGGCAAAACGCTTAAAAATTTTAGTAAAATTCCGACCAGTGTGTGTCCTGGTCTTTGAAAGCTTCTGCTTCTGTTACACAAAATGAGACCCTAGACAGCTTGAATTAGACATTGACgacatattttaaatgttttatcttttccaGCAATATGATGTCAAAACAGAGTTATTTCTCTGGTTCTGGTCACAGACAGAACTGTCGGACTGTTGGTTGACTGTTGATAGTCAATAACCTTGTGACTGTGATTGGACTCAGTGGGTTTTTTATGTAGACCTCAGTAGTTTGAATGTAGAAGACTGTGCCTTTGACTTAACAGCATCAGCTGCCTGGTTTTGGTGGCGTCTGTGTGCAatgctctgtgtgtttttattctgagaaaCTCTCACCCACAGATCGTTTCACTCCTCCGTCTGAATGATTGTGAAACATAGCCACTGTGAGGCTCCTTTCATTAATCGGTGTAATAAGCTTGTTGgaatgttctgctgctttaatttaatttatttttttttcatctggaCATCAGATTTCATGGAGCAGGAAAGCCATGTGCCTTTAGAAGGTGTTGAACCTTCAGCAATCGTTGGTCACGCCTTGTTGAAGCTCCAGGATGCTGTCGCCATGGGGATTTTACGAGCACGTCAGAGACTTTTACAGGGATTCACCGTGTTCTCCTTCATGCTTCTGCTCCtttgtgttgctgcttttttataCGGGAGCTTCTACTACTCTTACATGCCCAAGGCGGCCTTCTCGACACCTGTGCACTATTACTACAGGTGTGCACATCAACTCTatagtttctgtattttttatatgacaatgttttgttttttactatcTTTCTCTCTTCTTCCCCCCTTACAGGACAGATTGTGAATCTCCAGCTTCTTTTTTGTGCTCTTACCCTGTCGCCAACATCTCTTTGTTGAGAAACAAGAAACATGTAGGTATTTATATATACGAGCATTTGCAGTTGCAGACAGAAGTTTAGCTTAGTAAGTTAGTAAGTGTCATAATAATTTAGGGCTTTTTAATgattgattagattttttttcagtgtggAGCAACATACAACTAcagtgatttaaataaaaaacagaatagtTGCTTCTatcaccatgcttgacagttgtacagtgtttttgttgttattgttttttgttttatacagtgtttttaggtttgaaagTCTCATCTTGGCTCTTCCGAATCTACTTCTTTTCATTGTGGCAAATAACTCCATCTCTGTCTCATGTGATCATTATCATTGTGGCCAAATTACCCCAAATTATTACGACTTTAATTTTTATGACAATTCTACGTAAATAACTGTCTGCGACTGTATCTGTTAAATGATTACCTCATCATTTTATAAACTATATCATATGATtgtgtctgtgttgttgttggtttttatgtATGCAGGTGCTGACATTCGGTCAGGTGTATCGGATCTATCTGCAGCTGGAGATGCCCGATTCTCCAACCAATCACCAGGTGGGGATGTTTATGATCAAGGCAGCCTACTTCTCACAGGACGGAGGCCAAGTTGCAGCATCCACCCGCTCCGTAAGCAACATCTACACGCTCCAGACCCCACTGGGAAATTGTCAGTACATACAGTGATTCATGGCGCACTGTGTTTCTCAGGCAAGCCAGCTGCAGAAGGCCTCCAGCTCTCGCGTTGTGAGTACAGAGCTGATGCATGCTAACCTTTTTGCTCACGCAGCCTGGTCAGAGGCAGAGCAGAGCTGCTCGTGCTTTTTGCAGAACTCCGCTGCAGCAGGAGGTGTCTCAGAGGTCAAGATGAACTGAAGCAGTACGGCTGAGTCGAGctggttaaacatttaaaacaggaatCACCAGAGGCCTTTCAGGCTGCATTCTGCACCAGTGGGTTTCCTCACAGATTGGCAAGTTACCCATAATATGTGCTCCAGTGCATTTACATACAATCACAGATCCTTGGGGTTTGCACCAATAAGGCTGCCTGCTTTAGGCCAGAGGAGATTATCTTcatattttctaaaatacatTCATCtacattttgtcagttttgattTGGGTGGAGAAAGAAACTGCCctactttgtgttttacaaaagGATCCagttaaagttttactttagtTCAGCCTCAGCCTTGTTTCAGTGTAAATccataaagaaatgaaagagtCAGCTGAGATCACCTTTTCtaacactgaataaaaatgagcatATAACCCAATCAGTTACACTGatgttgatttgtttatttttttaaccattcatgaTCATTTTAATAATCGTTCGTTAGGTATGTGTCATCTGACCTCTGTTAGGGATATAAAATCTGCTTTGTTGTGGTCCAGGGCATGCTGCGATACCGATCTGACCTGCTGAGGACTTTGGGAACGCTGCTGTTCCTCCCGGCCTTCCTGAGCGGAGCAGTCGAGCAGAAACAAGTCCTGGAGGTGGAGCTCTTCTCCGAATACATAGACGACCCCGTGAGTCAGTTTTATCTCAGAGTTCAGGCGTGGGGAGTGACTTATCAGGAGAggaaattaaagatttttttttctccctctgtgtTCAGTATTCTCCCTCGGTCACAGCTCTTATTGAGATCATGTCCAGCAAGGTCCAGATCTATTCCTCTCATCTCTACGTTCACGCTCATTTTACTGGGATAAGGTGAGCATCACCAAACACACATACGtgcaacaaaacagcattttaacatttttacaacataaTGCAGATCTGGTGTCCGCCTATGGTTCAAATCATGAAACTGTAGGATCCTGTTAAAACTGGTGTTGGTTATTCCCATCAGGATCAGGTCCTCGGAAAGCAGGATGAAGACCCCGAAGCATCAGGAAGTAAATCAATAACATTATTAGGAATTTATAGGGCTTAGTTCaaagacataaaacaacaaacaaatgtaaaacttttcCAAAGAAGCAccaaaaaatgagcagaattgTTTCATAAATCCAAGCTACGGTTAAATGGTATATTCTGTGCAGAACTAATAAATGATATCTTGCTGAAAACACATATCCATCCATCGATTTCCTCCCATTTATCTGTCTTTGGGTCGTGGAGGTAACTgctccaggagggaaacccagacatccgtTCTCCATCTTTActctccagttcctcctggAGAAGGTGCTCCCAGGccaaaatgtatatatttaatccctccagcgagttctgggtctgccctggggtctccttCTAGTAGGACGTGGctgaaaaacctccagaggAGGCGTCAGATCCCCAAACCATCTGAGCTGACTGCTTtcaatgcagaggagcagcaactCTGCTCCAAGCAACCCCCAGGATCACAGTTCCTCACCCTCTGACTAAAGCTGAGCTCTttggaggaagctcatttcagctctTTCCATCCAGGATATTCtccttttggtcatgatccatatctTAGGATCGTAGGTGAAGGTTGGCACGGAGGTAGACGGTTAAATCAAGATCTCCTTCTTGTGAAGCAGCACCATCAGTACTGCAGATGAagcctccacctcctgcttCATCCTgtcatcacttgtgaacaagacctgAAGATACATGAACCCCTTTGTTTCAGACAGAGACTCACCCCCCAACTCAAAAATAAGTCTTAAAACTAGATATgttctcacatttttttcttctctggaTAAATTAAAGTCATCAGCTTGTATTTATAAATTACACTGAGTTagtattaaaatataaagtCTGAAATACAGCACCAACAATTTGgtattttttcctcccttttcccATCAGATATCTGCTCTTCTACTTCCCCGTCTTCTCAGCCTTTGTGGGCGTGTTCAGTAACTTCATCTTCCTCAGCTTCCTCTTCATCCTGAGCTACATAAGGCAGTTGTTTAAGGTGGAGCAGAAACCGGAGCAGGTGAGAGGAGAGACACACTTCcctaattaatttttttttcaaaacacatgTTAAACTGCAGGGATGTACAGTTAAAGTTTGTGACTAATAATCAATGTTAGCTGAGCGCCTCATATCTGACTCGTATATCATGATTTCCAGGTCACAACCAACGAATATCAGCCAGAGACGGTGGCAAACGGCAACAACCAGGCGCACGATGAAGAGGATGCAGGTACAAGCAAGACGCATGCAGTTTTTAACCAGCTATAAACCTGAAGCTTGAAGCCGTTTCCATCAGTcacttaaaactgaaaatgtttgaagagtgatttgtcttctttcagatCCTGCAGAGCTGCTGGGTCCCCTCCAgacaacaaacacagagctgaggGGAGGAGAGCCCCGTCTGCAGCTTTGCAAGTCTACGGAGTTGCAGAACAGAAAGACGCCTGGTTGGGCTGAAATAAATGATTCTGAGGCTTTTAACTAAGGAGAAGACAGAAAGTTCAGAAAGTGATCTGTCAACCACGAGAGGATCAAGAATCAGTGCTGAACTccaagttattttaaaacaaaaagcatcttGTACTCGCTGAATCATCCACTCTTTCATTAGAGTTCTCATCttcacttttatacttttaataactttttaataCTAATAACGCTAAAAAGAATCAGATCTTCCTCTGTGCCGTTtaccaaaagaacaaaagagacaaaagtaaATGAAGAAAGTGCCTCAGACCTTACTTCATTTTGTTGTgtgtcttttaaaaattaaatattttactgccagctgtttttttatggtgTTTTCATTTGAAGGCCATTTTttccaaagcttttttttttttttttacacatggtgtcttttactttttcagcCCTTTTCTATGTATAATCCTTAAAGGTCTCATcctaataaaacagcagctaaacattttcagtgattGTTGTTCAAgagtttattattgtttttttccatggAAAAGGACACAAAATTCAAGGTTCAGTCGTAAACAATATAAATTTTACATATAAACTCTAGAAGGTTAATgagttttctcattttaactGGTCATGCTGgtttaatctaaaaataaaatacagatatttCAGAACTTTGACCAAACTTTTCTTTATTAGAACAGCTACTTTGCTTTATTACTGTGTGTCACGGTTCAGGTCTTTTTAAAGCGTGGATCAAAAAAGAAGGTTTTATTCtggtttgtctcatttttttgacaagcagaaaagcaaatatgttcagtgtttttctcctcacagCCCTGCTACActcctgacatttttttttttttttttggaattcaCCGGTATATTTCTAAATGTGGAGTTTTTATCTATGCAAACAAGCTTTCCTGACCCCATAACAACAGCACTAcacctcctccttttttttttttttttttggctattcacttcagctacttttagagaattaaaaaaaatctgtacagaAGCCTAACAGCTTTAGGTCATATACATgtgtaaatacaataaaagtcTATACACAAAAGTAAAGTTATGATTAAAGCTCCTGCATGATGTTTTTAGCACTTACAAATGTCTCAAAAGTGGCTGCATTTGCAGAAAAGTCTGCCATTTACACATTCAGTCTTCGTGTGTTGACTGCGACAATAAAACCTGTGTTGTTGGAGGGAGGACACGGCACTCCACGCTGTTTGATGCTGTCATTCCTGGATGTCATCCCGCCCTGTGGCACTGTTGGCTGGATTCCATCAGCCAGCCCCTGACCGAGCTTTGGAAACTTAATAACGTCACCGCATGCAAAATGTGGCCCCAGCAGAGAGAGCGAGAGCGAGACGTAACTCAACGTGAAGCACAGGGCTTTGTaagactgaaaactaaaaggtGGATAAGGGGAAGGTAAGACAgatgtttgctgttttagttttcctttttgtgtaaCTTCGAgaaagtttgaataaatatgtataaatatatagagatttagttttttacagTGTGCGTGCATTTCCTGATTAATATTCAAAACTGTGCTTCTTTTGTAAACATTTCCCTGTTGCACAAGCACATGTTGTGCCCATGGAACAGAATCACCATCTCTGCTCCGGGCGGGACTCAGATATGGACACTGCAGATGACAACAAGCACATGGAGAGGATGGAGATGGAGACCGAGGAGGCACACAAAGTCCCAGATGAGACGCACGGACATCTGCCTGCCAGCGAAGAGCCGATCGGCAGCTGCAGGGGGGACAGGGGAAGTTTCAGACCCAGGCTCCTCGCAACAAAAAGCTTCCCCCCTTACAGCCAGTGTATTGGTGGACTA carries:
- the LOC108231278 gene encoding seipin, whose translation is MEQESHVPLEGVEPSAIVGHALLKLQDAVAMGILRARQRLLQGFTVFSFMLLLLCVAAFLYGSFYYSYMPKAAFSTPVHYYYRTDCESPASFLCSYPVANISLLRNKKHVLTFGQVYRIYLQLEMPDSPTNHQVGMFMIKAAYFSQDGGQVAASTRSASQLQKASSSRVGMLRYRSDLLRTLGTLLFLPAFLSGAVEQKQVLEVELFSEYIDDPYSPSVTALIEIMSSKVQIYSSHLYVHAHFTGIRYLLFYFPVFSAFVGVFSNFIFLSFLFILSYIRQLFKVEQKPEQVTTNEYQPETVANGNNQAHDEEDADPAELLGPLQTTNTELRGGEPRLQLCKSTELQNRKTPGWAEINDSEAFN